A genomic region of Runella rosea contains the following coding sequences:
- a CDS encoding VIT1/CCC1 transporter family protein yields MDTIRHHEGSILHKEEHLSSSAFITDIVIGMSDGLTVPFALAAGLSGAVDSNALVITAGIAEIVAGSIAMGLGGFLAGQTEVEHYDAEFKREYWEVDHLPEREKAEIKEIFADMGISEPLQNQVVEDIAKDKDKWVEFMMKYELGLQKPDPNQARKSALTIGISYAMGGFVPLLPYFITSTPTEGLAWSAAMTLLCLFVFGYFKSRATGQAPWLGALKVTLIGAVAAAAAFGVAKLFD; encoded by the coding sequence ATGGATACCATTCGCCATCATGAAGGCTCTATTCTTCACAAAGAAGAACACTTGAGCAGTTCGGCTTTCATTACCGACATTGTCATAGGTATGTCGGACGGCCTAACCGTCCCTTTTGCCCTAGCGGCGGGATTAAGCGGCGCCGTTGACAGCAACGCGCTGGTTATCACCGCTGGAATCGCCGAAATCGTGGCGGGGTCTATCGCAATGGGATTGGGCGGTTTTCTGGCTGGACAAACAGAAGTAGAACATTACGATGCTGAGTTCAAGCGCGAATATTGGGAAGTAGACCATTTACCAGAGCGCGAAAAAGCGGAAATCAAGGAAATATTTGCCGACATGGGCATAAGCGAACCCCTACAGAATCAGGTGGTGGAAGACATTGCCAAAGATAAAGACAAATGGGTGGAGTTTATGATGAAATATGAACTAGGGCTACAAAAACCCGACCCAAATCAGGCCCGTAAAAGCGCACTCACCATCGGTATTTCGTACGCAATGGGCGGATTTGTTCCTTTACTACCCTATTTTATAACGAGTACACCTACCGAAGGCTTAGCATGGTCGGCAGCAATGACCCTGCTTTGTTTGTTTGTATTTGGGTATTTCAAAAGCAGAGCCACTGGCCAAGCGCCTTGGCTAGGCGCGTTGAAAGTAACCCTCATCGGCGCAGTAGCTGCCGCCGCCGCTTTCGGAGTGGCAAAATTGTTTGATTAA
- a CDS encoding CusA/CzcA family heavy metal efflux RND transporter yields the protein MIDSLIHYSIKNKLIIGLAVLALVIWGGYSLSRLPVDAVPDITTNQVQILTLTPTLAAQEVEQFVTTPIELSLANIPDVTEIRSVSKLGLSVVTVVFKDEMDIVRGKQWVSEQLKMVEADIPTEFGKPMIAPLTTGLGEIYQYTLATKEGFHDKYDLTELRTIQDWIVKRQLVGIEGVIEISSFGGFVKQYEVSVNPERLRSHNVTLPELFTALQSNNANTGGSYIERVGQAQFIRGEGVVKSLSDIEQIVVKNVNGIPVLVKDVAGVGFGHANRFGALVRNGEGEAVGGIVLMLKGANSANTVNAVKERVARIQKTLPEGIEIVPFIERTKLINKTISTVTENLLLGGLIVVVVLVMLMGSLRAGLVAASVIPLAMLFTIGMMNTFDISANLMSLGAIDFGVIVDGAVIIVEAIVHRFQVWYEENKRNNVDDPAERDNMVYETAKRIRTSAAFGEIIILMVYLPILSLVGIEGKMFKPMALTVGFAIFGAFVLSLTYVPMMSSLVMGKNLNKHWTFSERFLKWLYRGYEPMIHWALNWKKATVGITVALFGVSLYIFSQLGGEFVPTLDEGDLAIDFRTASGTSLTETINSANKAHQILKKHFPEIQQIVGRVGASEIPTDPMPIEMVDQMINMKDISEWKNAKNREEMSEKMAAVLAEELPGTSVEMTQPIQMRFNEMITGVRSDVVVKLFGNDLDILYERANAAAKIIEKVDGVASVRVEQIVGLPQISITYNRAKIAQYGLNIADLNRLVRSGFAGETTGTVYEEERRFELVVRLDSAHRQDIENVRQLLVPLPSGGTVPLAEVALIDFRKAPAQISHEETRRRITIGIGVLNRDIETVVNDVQTQLEQKTTLPSGYFYTYGGAFENLQRAKDRLSFAVPLALFLIFALLYFTFHSIKESLLIFTAVPMSAIGGIIALWLRDMPFSISAGVGFIALFGVAVLNGIVLISYLNDLEKEGITNLRERIMRTVEVRFRPVLITATVASLGFLPMAISNSGGAEVQRPLATVVIGGILSATLLTLVVLPVLYALFTKENGKSIPKGGMTLVLLLIIAANATGQNQQPLTLTQAIERATQQNLTLKTTQFNVQSQQALVKSAWSLPKLSADLLAGQIQNRPLDYTLSAVQSFEPFGVYRSREKVLTQQVNVTQKQQDIQRNDLVFNVKQQYYQLLYLYRLQQLLRAQDTLYQKAVEAATIRYKTGESTQLELVASETNRRETQNRQTVLLREIQTSYMGLQALLYSNEPIQIDTLVSLQRSSAMQDGTNRYVALAEEENRLSRTFTDLERAQLKPDWRVGVANQSIEKRLGFTYVSGGLGIPLNTKPQKARIEAARISEQATENQLKAVQFQTEANVKILRETLTKLQNTLLYYEQSALPQADLLLKTTYKQFRLGDIEYVEFFQNTRQAWQIRESYLNQQLQFSQTVIELEKWLGIE from the coding sequence ATGATTGATTCACTGATTCATTACAGTATCAAAAACAAACTTATCATCGGGTTGGCCGTGCTGGCATTGGTGATTTGGGGCGGCTATTCGCTGTCGCGTTTGCCCGTCGATGCCGTTCCCGACATTACCACCAACCAAGTTCAAATCCTGACCCTTACTCCTACCCTCGCCGCGCAGGAAGTAGAACAGTTTGTCACTACTCCTATTGAGCTTTCATTGGCCAATATTCCAGACGTCACCGAAATTCGTTCCGTTTCCAAACTGGGCCTATCGGTGGTCACGGTCGTGTTCAAAGATGAAATGGACATTGTCAGGGGCAAACAATGGGTATCCGAACAACTCAAAATGGTGGAAGCCGATATTCCAACGGAATTCGGTAAACCGATGATTGCACCACTGACGACAGGGCTTGGGGAAATTTACCAGTACACACTCGCCACCAAAGAGGGCTTTCACGACAAGTATGATTTAACTGAACTTCGCACCATTCAGGACTGGATAGTCAAACGGCAATTGGTTGGTATTGAGGGTGTAATTGAAATAAGCAGTTTTGGAGGGTTTGTCAAACAATATGAAGTAAGTGTAAACCCCGAGCGCCTGCGCAGCCACAATGTCACGCTTCCTGAGTTATTTACGGCGCTCCAAAGCAACAACGCCAACACGGGCGGCAGTTACATTGAGCGCGTGGGCCAAGCGCAATTTATCCGGGGCGAAGGCGTCGTCAAAAGCCTTTCTGATATTGAGCAGATTGTGGTTAAGAATGTGAACGGTATCCCTGTTTTGGTCAAAGACGTGGCAGGCGTCGGCTTCGGACACGCCAACCGCTTCGGGGCACTGGTCCGTAACGGCGAGGGGGAAGCCGTGGGGGGTATCGTACTGATGCTCAAAGGAGCCAACTCTGCCAACACCGTAAACGCCGTAAAAGAACGGGTAGCCCGTATTCAGAAGACCCTGCCCGAAGGCATCGAAATCGTGCCGTTTATTGAACGGACTAAATTAATTAACAAAACCATTTCAACCGTTACCGAAAATCTCCTCCTCGGTGGCCTTATCGTCGTCGTCGTGTTGGTCATGCTCATGGGGAGTCTACGCGCAGGTTTGGTAGCGGCATCGGTGATTCCGCTCGCGATGCTGTTTACGATTGGCATGATGAACACGTTTGATATTTCGGCCAATCTCATGTCGCTCGGAGCCATTGACTTTGGGGTGATTGTGGACGGAGCCGTGATTATTGTGGAGGCCATCGTCCACCGATTTCAGGTATGGTACGAAGAAAACAAACGAAACAACGTCGACGACCCTGCCGAGCGCGACAACATGGTGTACGAAACCGCCAAGCGCATCCGTACGTCGGCCGCTTTTGGCGAAATCATCATTTTGATGGTATACCTGCCGATTTTATCGTTGGTGGGCATTGAGGGCAAAATGTTTAAGCCCATGGCACTCACGGTGGGTTTTGCCATTTTTGGGGCATTCGTGCTGTCATTGACCTACGTACCGATGATGTCATCGTTGGTCATGGGCAAAAATCTAAACAAACATTGGACTTTTTCGGAGCGCTTTCTGAAGTGGCTCTATCGCGGGTATGAACCCATGATTCACTGGGCTTTGAACTGGAAAAAAGCGACCGTTGGCATCACCGTTGCCCTTTTTGGAGTTTCACTTTATATTTTCTCACAATTAGGCGGCGAGTTTGTACCTACCCTTGACGAAGGTGATTTGGCCATTGATTTTCGAACGGCTTCGGGAACTTCATTGACCGAAACCATCAATTCCGCCAACAAAGCACACCAAATTCTAAAAAAGCATTTTCCCGAAATCCAGCAAATTGTGGGCCGCGTGGGGGCGTCCGAAATTCCCACCGACCCGATGCCCATCGAGATGGTGGACCAGATGATAAACATGAAAGACATTTCGGAATGGAAGAACGCCAAAAACCGCGAAGAAATGTCGGAGAAAATGGCCGCTGTTTTGGCCGAAGAACTCCCTGGCACCAGCGTAGAAATGACGCAACCGATCCAGATGCGTTTCAATGAAATGATTACGGGCGTACGCTCCGACGTGGTGGTCAAGCTGTTTGGTAATGACTTGGACATCCTTTACGAACGGGCCAATGCCGCCGCCAAAATCATTGAAAAAGTGGACGGCGTAGCCAGTGTGCGGGTAGAGCAAATTGTGGGGTTACCGCAAATAAGCATTACCTATAATCGCGCTAAAATAGCCCAATACGGACTCAATATCGCCGACCTCAACCGCTTGGTTCGCTCAGGGTTTGCTGGAGAAACCACCGGAACCGTCTACGAAGAAGAGCGCCGATTTGAGTTGGTGGTACGACTTGACTCCGCTCACCGTCAGGACATTGAAAACGTTCGTCAGTTGCTTGTGCCACTGCCTTCGGGTGGTACTGTGCCATTGGCCGAAGTAGCCCTCATTGATTTTCGCAAAGCCCCCGCCCAAATTTCCCACGAAGAGACCCGCCGGCGCATCACCATCGGTATCGGCGTCCTCAACCGTGACATTGAGACCGTAGTAAATGATGTACAAACGCAGCTTGAACAAAAAACAACGCTCCCTTCGGGCTATTTTTATACCTACGGTGGGGCCTTTGAAAACCTCCAACGCGCCAAAGACCGCCTAAGTTTTGCGGTGCCTTTGGCACTGTTCCTAATTTTCGCGTTGCTCTACTTCACGTTTCATTCCATCAAAGAATCCTTGTTGATTTTTACGGCGGTTCCTATGTCGGCCATCGGTGGCATCATTGCTCTTTGGCTGCGCGACATGCCGTTCAGCATCTCGGCGGGGGTAGGTTTTATTGCCTTGTTTGGGGTGGCAGTTTTGAACGGAATCGTGCTGATAAGCTACCTCAATGACCTTGAAAAAGAAGGAATTACCAACCTTAGAGAGCGCATCATGCGAACGGTAGAAGTTCGTTTTCGTCCCGTTCTCATCACCGCTACCGTGGCATCGTTGGGTTTTCTTCCGATGGCTATTTCCAACTCAGGTGGGGCTGAAGTGCAGCGCCCTTTGGCTACAGTAGTCATTGGCGGAATTTTATCCGCAACCCTTTTGACGCTGGTCGTACTGCCAGTGCTGTATGCGCTGTTTACGAAAGAGAATGGCAAATCCATACCCAAAGGAGGAATGACGTTGGTATTGTTATTAATAATAGCAGCCAATGCAACAGGCCAAAATCAACAACCTCTCACTCTCACCCAAGCCATCGAACGGGCAACGCAGCAAAACCTAACGCTCAAAACCACGCAATTCAACGTGCAGTCTCAGCAAGCGTTGGTGAAATCGGCATGGTCGTTGCCTAAATTATCTGCCGATTTATTGGCAGGGCAAATTCAGAACCGTCCGTTGGATTATACACTGAGTGCGGTGCAAAGTTTTGAACCGTTCGGGGTGTATCGTAGTCGAGAAAAAGTACTGACGCAACAAGTAAATGTGACCCAAAAACAACAAGACATTCAGCGTAACGACTTAGTGTTTAACGTAAAACAGCAATACTATCAGCTATTATATCTGTACCGTCTCCAACAACTGCTCCGCGCGCAAGACACTCTCTATCAAAAAGCGGTAGAAGCTGCTACCATTCGCTACAAAACGGGCGAAAGTACGCAATTGGAACTGGTCGCGTCGGAAACCAATCGCCGCGAAACGCAAAACCGTCAGACGGTTTTGTTACGGGAAATACAAACGTCTTACATGGGCTTACAGGCGTTGCTGTATTCCAATGAGCCCATTCAAATAGATACGTTAGTGAGTTTGCAGCGCTCCTCGGCGATGCAGGATGGCACCAATCGGTATGTGGCTTTGGCGGAGGAAGAAAACCGACTCAGTCGCACGTTTACGGACTTAGAGCGTGCCCAACTCAAGCCCGACTGGCGCGTTGGAGTGGCCAATCAATCCATTGAAAAACGGTTGGGTTTTACTTACGTTTCGGGGGGATTAGGAATTCCGCTCAACACTAAGCCCCAAAAAGCCCGCATCGAAGCCGCCCGAATTAGCGAACAGGCCACCGAAAACCAACTGAAAGCGGTGCAGTTTCAGACCGAAGCCAATGTAAAAATATTACGAGAAACCCTGACTAAACTTCAAAACACCCTTCTTTACTACGAGCAATCGGCACTACCACAAGCAGATTTACTCCTAAAAACCACCTATAAACAATTTCGTTTGGGCGACATTGAGTACGTTGAGTTTTTCCAGAATACCCGACAGGCGTGGCAAATCCGTGAAAGTTATCTCAACCAACAGCTTCAATTCAGCCAAACGGTCATTGAGTTAGAAAAGTGGCTAGGAATCGAGTAA
- a CDS encoding efflux RND transporter periplasmic adaptor subunit: MKRTYLLINPSMPALSPCKTDTFMGRTTSLIKHLLLPFAFYLFLLSCSKTETAQTEEATATAPTELKLTAEQEKNFGITLGSPEMRMVYDAIILNGVVEAPPQQTASVSFPLTGIVRSINVLAGSQVGKGSNLATIESLELIQLQEDYWKTVGQLTFAEQERQRQTTLTQEDVGAKRKLQQAESDARVLEATKQGLEAKLQVVGIDPKNLKINQIVRSIAVRSPIAGVVKMTHATIGKSISAGESLFEIMNQSGARLVLKVFEKDLPQLKVGQKVVFTEGSATITGLGNNFDPTSRTVDAYANLNGIRLLAGQYIHGKLEASPRQAETLPESAVVRTGEAAHVFIKTPQGVYQPIDVKTGVTQDGFVEVIFQKKPSVPIVITGAQTVQAELTKGLGEEE; encoded by the coding sequence ATGAAACGCACATATCTCCTCATAAATCCCTCAATGCCTGCTTTATCGCCCTGTAAAACAGATACCTTCATGGGGCGAACCACCAGCTTGATAAAGCACCTTCTTTTGCCTTTTGCGTTTTACCTTTTTCTGCTGAGCTGTTCAAAAACCGAAACCGCCCAAACCGAAGAAGCCACTGCCACCGCTCCCACTGAACTCAAACTAACGGCCGAGCAGGAAAAAAACTTCGGAATTACCCTCGGCAGCCCAGAAATGCGGATGGTATATGACGCCATTATCCTCAACGGCGTAGTGGAAGCGCCACCGCAACAAACCGCATCAGTGAGTTTCCCACTCACTGGCATCGTACGGAGTATCAACGTATTGGCAGGAAGTCAAGTGGGTAAAGGCAGCAATTTGGCCACGATTGAAAGCCTAGAACTCATTCAGTTACAGGAAGATTATTGGAAAACAGTTGGCCAGTTAACCTTTGCGGAGCAAGAACGACAACGCCAAACTACCCTCACGCAGGAAGATGTTGGGGCCAAACGCAAACTTCAGCAGGCAGAATCTGACGCCCGCGTACTCGAAGCTACTAAACAAGGATTGGAAGCCAAGTTGCAGGTTGTTGGAATCGACCCTAAAAACCTAAAAATCAACCAAATCGTGCGCAGCATTGCCGTACGCTCACCCATTGCGGGCGTAGTCAAAATGACCCATGCCACGATTGGGAAATCAATCTCAGCAGGTGAATCCTTGTTTGAAATTATGAATCAGTCAGGTGCTCGGTTGGTGTTGAAAGTGTTTGAGAAAGACCTTCCACAACTTAAAGTAGGGCAAAAAGTAGTGTTTACGGAAGGCTCGGCAACCATCACGGGATTGGGTAATAACTTCGACCCAACGAGCCGTACGGTGGACGCCTACGCCAACCTTAACGGCATACGCCTGTTGGCAGGCCAATACATTCATGGCAAACTGGAAGCCTCCCCACGTCAAGCAGAAACCTTACCTGAATCGGCGGTGGTACGCACGGGCGAAGCCGCCCACGTTTTTATCAAAACACCCCAAGGCGTTTACCAGCCCATCGACGTCAAAACGGGCGTAACTCAAGATGGGTTCGTAGAAGTCATTTTCCAAAAAAAGCCCTCTGTTCCCATCGTTATCACGGGTGCGCAAACGGTGCAGGCAGAGTTGACGAAGGGATTGGGAGAAGAAGAGTAA
- a CDS encoding peptidylprolyl isomerase, with protein MLKTLSLLALSIVLVSSVYKEKTYAVGQIKTPKGEILFQLYDETPNHKASFIKLANQHYWDTLTFNRVINNFVAQGGCPDTPAGFSDSPYLLKPEFRKEIRHIYGAVGAGRDNNPEMLSAGCQFYIVQNKNGLARLDDKFTVFGQVFKGMDVVDAITAVKTDSLDAPLSPISLKVSVIQLTAKELKEKGFTGKLE; from the coding sequence ATGCTTAAAACGCTCTCATTACTCGCGCTTTCTATCGTCCTTGTAAGCTCCGTTTACAAAGAAAAAACGTACGCCGTAGGGCAAATCAAAACCCCCAAAGGCGAGATACTTTTCCAGCTTTACGACGAAACCCCAAACCATAAAGCAAGCTTTATCAAACTCGCCAATCAACATTATTGGGATACCCTCACATTCAACCGCGTCATCAACAACTTTGTGGCGCAAGGCGGTTGCCCCGATACACCCGCCGGATTTTCAGACTCTCCTTACTTGTTGAAACCCGAATTTCGGAAAGAAATACGTCATATATACGGTGCCGTTGGAGCTGGTCGCGACAATAACCCCGAAATGCTGTCGGCGGGCTGCCAGTTTTATATTGTGCAAAACAAAAACGGCCTCGCTCGATTGGACGACAAATTCACGGTTTTTGGTCAAGTCTTTAAAGGCATGGACGTAGTAGATGCCATCACTGCGGTCAAAACCGACTCACTTGACGCGCCGCTGTCACCCATCTCTCTCAAAGTGAGCGTCATTCAGCTAACGGCCAAAGAACTAAAAGAGAAAGGATTTACTGGCAAGCTAGAATAG
- a CDS encoding DegT/DnrJ/EryC1/StrS family aminotransferase has protein sequence MPGTELYGAEERKEINDVLETGIFFRYNHEAQRNNIWKAREMEAEVCKVVNAKYAHAVSSGSTAAQCAMVAAGIGAGDEIIVPPFTYIATVEAALMIGALPVFAEVDETLCLSAEGIRKAITPKTKGVCLVHMCGQMADMDAIMEVIKEHNLVLVEDAGQAMGASYKGTFTGLWGKAGAYSYDFFKIATAGEGGVFVTNDEQAYKIADSYSDHGHDHIGSNRGMEQHPVIGFNYRISELHAAVGLAQTRRVPFMVEKNNEHKKWLMNRLANVPGVSFARIPDPDGDSATFLNLLLPDTDSAQSVVNELNAAGVGGFNYWFTNMYHFINQWDHIKEMRTAGKLAVQVLGAPQDYANVELPKSQEVIGRLISFGIRVTWTQTELETLANKLEAAIRKAMVAYTC, from the coding sequence ATGCCGGGAACCGAACTATACGGCGCCGAAGAGCGCAAAGAAATCAATGATGTGTTAGAAACCGGAATTTTTTTCCGTTATAACCACGAAGCCCAACGCAACAACATCTGGAAAGCCCGCGAGATGGAAGCGGAAGTGTGTAAAGTGGTAAATGCCAAATATGCCCACGCGGTATCAAGCGGCTCCACAGCGGCCCAATGCGCCATGGTTGCCGCGGGCATCGGGGCCGGTGACGAAATCATTGTTCCGCCGTTTACCTACATCGCCACCGTTGAGGCGGCTTTGATGATTGGTGCATTGCCTGTTTTTGCCGAAGTTGACGAAACCCTATGTCTCTCAGCCGAAGGGATTCGCAAAGCCATTACGCCAAAAACCAAAGGAGTTTGCCTTGTACACATGTGCGGACAAATGGCCGACATGGACGCCATCATGGAGGTCATCAAGGAGCACAATCTGGTGTTGGTCGAAGACGCAGGACAAGCCATGGGCGCGAGTTACAAAGGTACGTTCACGGGGCTTTGGGGCAAAGCTGGAGCGTACTCCTACGATTTCTTTAAAATTGCCACGGCGGGCGAAGGTGGCGTTTTTGTCACCAACGACGAGCAAGCCTACAAAATAGCGGACTCCTATTCTGACCACGGCCACGACCACATCGGCTCCAATCGCGGCATGGAACAGCACCCCGTTATTGGATTTAACTACCGCATTTCGGAACTGCACGCCGCCGTTGGGTTGGCCCAAACGCGCCGGGTGCCGTTTATGGTGGAGAAAAACAATGAACATAAAAAATGGTTGATGAACCGGTTGGCCAACGTGCCGGGCGTAAGTTTTGCGCGTATCCCTGATCCAGACGGCGACTCCGCTACGTTCTTAAATCTCTTGTTGCCAGACACTGATTCGGCACAATCCGTGGTCAATGAACTCAATGCTGCGGGTGTAGGTGGTTTTAACTATTGGTTTACCAATATGTACCATTTCATCAATCAGTGGGACCACATCAAAGAAATGCGCACTGCTGGCAAGTTGGCCGTGCAGGTATTGGGCGCGCCGCAAGACTACGCCAATGTAGAACTACCCAAATCACAAGAAGTAATCGGACGATTGATTTCATTTGGTATTCGGGTTACTTGGACCCAGACGGAGTTAGAAACATTGGCCAATAAGCTGGAAGCAGCCATTCGGAAGGCCATGGTGGCGTATACGTGTTAA
- a CDS encoding DUF6169 family protein, translating into MGNSQTPYQIEFLGGKDNVYFFFTKFKVGYLVKFKPSFYVLDAEPAIADHVYELVIAQIEKPEGPIPPDERILYTIAAIAEDFFNKEQNIAIYVCDDSDGRGRARKRKFDGWFVYLNFEGRGYMKIDQGFHEADGFSYSASLIFKSENRLKIQIITALDELADRYNQPK; encoded by the coding sequence ATGGGAAATAGTCAAACTCCCTACCAAATTGAGTTTTTGGGAGGTAAAGACAATGTTTACTTCTTCTTTACAAAATTTAAAGTAGGCTACCTTGTTAAATTCAAGCCCAGTTTCTACGTCCTTGACGCCGAGCCAGCCATTGCAGACCATGTATATGAATTAGTCATTGCACAAATTGAAAAGCCAGAAGGGCCTATTCCACCCGATGAGCGGATTTTATATACAATTGCTGCCATAGCAGAAGATTTTTTCAACAAAGAGCAGAATATAGCGATTTACGTTTGTGATGACAGCGACGGCAGAGGAAGAGCGCGTAAACGCAAATTTGACGGCTGGTTTGTCTATCTTAATTTTGAAGGTAGAGGCTATATGAAAATTGACCAAGGTTTCCACGAAGCTGACGGTTTCAGCTATTCCGCTTCACTTATTTTCAAATCTGAAAATCGACTCAAAATTCAAATCATCACTGCTTTGGATGAATTAGCCGATAGATATAATCAACCAAAATAA
- a CDS encoding iron-containing alcohol dehydrogenase family protein, translated as MHKNFKGIEKTVFGRGSFNQLGDIIAPHRRENNRYMVFIVDNYFKGKDLESRLPLLPEDTVYFIDVDPHEPTTEQIDTLRDEILATKGLPSGIIGIGGGAIMDIAKCVSLMVTNEGSSTLYQGLDLIKVPGIYHVGVPTISGTGAEVSMTAVLTGPEKKLGLKCEWTVFNQVILDPDLIATVPRDWWFYVGMDTYIHCIESENGQFNNAYSHAYAEQSMKLCREIYLGENSGQTAENDDKLMVASLMGGLSLTYSEVGICHAISYGLSKILGMRHCYSNCVAFNHLADYYPEGVAEFKEMVAKHNITLPQGLSKDWTDAQINAMAHVSYKLDHMWNHAVGYDWKEKVTIEDIEAIFRRL; from the coding sequence ATGCATAAAAATTTCAAAGGAATCGAAAAAACCGTTTTTGGACGGGGAAGTTTTAACCAATTGGGCGACATTATCGCCCCGCACCGCCGCGAAAACAATCGCTACATGGTGTTTATTGTCGACAATTACTTTAAAGGCAAAGACCTTGAAAGTCGCCTGCCCTTATTGCCCGAAGATACGGTTTACTTCATTGATGTAGACCCACACGAGCCAACAACTGAACAGATTGACACGCTCCGCGATGAGATTTTGGCCACCAAAGGCCTTCCATCGGGCATCATCGGTATCGGTGGCGGTGCCATTATGGACATTGCCAAGTGCGTATCTTTGATGGTGACAAATGAGGGCTCTTCGACCCTTTATCAAGGCTTGGATTTGATTAAAGTACCGGGCATTTATCACGTCGGTGTCCCCACCATCTCCGGAACAGGTGCGGAAGTATCCATGACCGCCGTATTGACAGGCCCCGAGAAAAAACTGGGTTTAAAATGCGAATGGACAGTTTTTAATCAAGTGATCTTAGATCCTGATCTGATTGCAACTGTACCGCGCGACTGGTGGTTTTATGTGGGGATGGATACCTACATTCACTGCATCGAGTCCGAAAATGGGCAGTTCAACAACGCGTATTCACACGCGTACGCCGAGCAATCCATGAAACTTTGCCGCGAGATTTATTTAGGGGAAAACAGCGGACAAACCGCCGAAAACGACGATAAACTCATGGTGGCGTCACTCATGGGTGGTTTGAGCTTGACCTACTCGGAAGTGGGTATATGTCATGCCATCAGCTATGGGCTTTCCAAAATTTTGGGAATGCGCCACTGCTACTCCAACTGCGTTGCGTTCAATCATCTGGCCGATTATTATCCAGAAGGCGTAGCAGAGTTTAAGGAAATGGTCGCCAAACACAACATTACGCTACCACAAGGGTTATCTAAAGACTGGACCGACGCCCAAATCAACGCCATGGCGCATGTTTCTTATAAATTAGACCACATGTGGAACCACGCGGTAGGGTACGACTGGAAAGAAAAAGTAACGATTGAGGACATAGAAGCAATTTTCAGGAGACTATAA
- the rsgA gene encoding ribosome small subunit-dependent GTPase A, with amino-acid sequence MHGLVIRSTGSWYDIRDAEGQIWQCRLRGKFKYQDLKVTNPVAVGDSVYWEIEDETAQKGVINDILPRRNYIARKSVHKSAHAHLLAANVDQAIIVATLTFPRTSLGFIDRLLVVAESFRIPGVVIFNKQDLFDDEIKAYQQELVDLYNRLGYTCFTTSSVTGEGVDTFQKLLQGKVSVLSGHSGVGKSTLVNTIAPDLNLRTNEVSTFANKGVHTTTFAEMFELAPDTFIIDSPGIKELGLSEMEKEEIGHYFPEIRDLIGQCRFHNCLHIDEPKCAVKEAVEAGKIAMSRFESYLSMVGGEDNRR; translated from the coding sequence CTGCACGGATTGGTGATTCGTTCTACTGGATCTTGGTACGACATCCGCGATGCGGAAGGACAAATCTGGCAGTGCAGGTTGCGGGGTAAATTTAAGTATCAAGACCTAAAAGTCACCAATCCAGTGGCCGTTGGGGATTCTGTGTATTGGGAAATCGAAGATGAAACGGCTCAAAAGGGCGTCATCAACGATATTTTACCCCGTCGCAACTACATTGCCCGGAAGTCGGTTCATAAATCGGCCCACGCGCACTTATTGGCGGCCAACGTTGATCAGGCCATTATCGTGGCTACGCTTACTTTTCCGCGTACCTCGTTAGGATTTATTGACCGTTTATTGGTGGTAGCCGAATCGTTTCGAATACCGGGCGTTGTCATTTTCAATAAGCAGGATCTTTTTGACGACGAAATCAAGGCATATCAACAAGAACTGGTAGACCTCTACAACCGATTGGGCTATACGTGTTTTACCACGTCGAGCGTAACGGGCGAAGGTGTTGACACCTTTCAAAAGCTACTACAAGGAAAAGTTTCCGTTTTGTCGGGACATTCGGGCGTGGGCAAATCGACTTTGGTCAATACCATTGCACCCGATTTGAACCTCAGAACCAACGAAGTCTCAACTTTTGCCAACAAAGGGGTGCATACAACCACCTTTGCCGAAATGTTTGAACTCGCACCCGATACGTTCATCATTGATTCGCCAGGTATCAAAGAATTGGGATTATCAGAAATGGAAAAGGAAGAAATCGGCCATTATTTCCCCGAAATACGCGATTTAATCGGCCAGTGTCGTTTCCATAATTGCCTCCATATCGACGAACCCAAGTGCGCCGTTAAAGAGGCAGTAGAAGCAGGAAAAATCGCTATGAGTCGATTTGAAAGCTATTTGAGTATGGTAGGTGGTGAAGACAACCGACGATAA